The proteins below come from a single Hemitrygon akajei chromosome 2, sHemAka1.3, whole genome shotgun sequence genomic window:
- the LOC140721417 gene encoding SLAM family member 9-like — MATATTHQRIKIVKEVLAESDGNPATRHVVNGALGQSITLPVYVPGESISVIIWDNINSTNQKKVKLCEKYPNNPIKCYRERMTLNPLDYSLEIQNLIDSDEGLYEINARTDTDVHEEVMELRIYERVSTPVINSSQFDPDEVCNISLHCLLERGSEPVYTWWTGGDEVTADESHVLTDGGRRLELSLRPSDNRVYNCTVRNPVSEATTSVDLRKLCPVTEVEDVISASA; from the exons atggccacagcaACAACACAtcaacggatcaagatcgtaaaggaag TTCTGGCAGAGTCTGATGGGAATCCGGCTACTCGTCATGTGGTGAATGGGGCGCTGGGACAGTCAATCACTTTGCCAGTATATGTGCCAGGAGAAAGCATTTCAGTCATTATTTGGGATAACATAAATTCAACTAATCAAAAAAAGGTTAAATTATGTGAGAAATATCCAAACAATCCAATAAAATGTTACAGAGAGAGGATGACATTAAACCCGTTGGACTATAGCCTGGAAATACAGAACCTAATAGACAGTGACGAAGGTCTGTATGAAATAAATGCAAGGACCGATACAGATGTCCATGAAGAAGTGATGGAACTGCGAATTTATG AACGTGTATCAACACCCGTAATAAATAGCAGCCAATTTGACCCAGATGAAGTATGTAACATCAGTTTGCACTGTTTACTGGAACGTGGCTCGGAGCCAGTTTACACTTGGTGGACAGGAGGTGATGAGGTCACGGCCGATGAGTCACATGTACTGACTGATGGAGGGAGAAGACTGGAATTGTCCTTAAGGCCGAGTGATAACAGAGTGTACAACTGCACAGTGAGGAACCCTGTCAGCGAGGCAACTACGAGTGTGGATCTCAGAAAGCTCTGTCCAGTCACTGAAG TGGAAGATGTGATATCTGCCTCTGCCTag